In Toxotes jaculatrix isolate fToxJac2 chromosome 20, fToxJac2.pri, whole genome shotgun sequence, the following proteins share a genomic window:
- the LOC121200596 gene encoding integrin beta-1-like, translating into MYTGTIWSFFPAHVCLHIVESFKMNLLFAAVLLLCFRYNTTGTQDHSDHECQSHGVRNCGECLAAGPHCAWCTEENFLEVGQHTWERCDTPRALLRRGCPFDRLEDPRGATVLLKNQNITFHPKEQRHQQQHKQVTQLQPQSVLLHLRPGEPQSFEVKFKRVEDYPVDLYYLMDMSFTMEDDLPSVKNLGADLIEAMRNTTSDFRMGFGAFVDKTVMPYISAAEDMLKNPCKRTKPWPCVPPFTYHHVLSLTPNGSLFTELVGKQRISGNLDLPEGGLDALMQAAVCEEQIGWRNVTRLLVFSTDGGFHFAGDGKLGGIVLPNDGKCHLHKNVYTRGNFQDYPSVTHIAETLRQKNIQIIFAVTKEVAHLYEGLRSIFPKCAVGTLSNNSHNILEIIVDAYNALTSEVVMENSKLPLGYHITYTSHCKDHRPRHGEQGRRCSNISIGDEVSFNVSITAPLCVTASQRPSHVIIKPQGYSEEVEVLLSPLCECSCQKDVVPHSPSCSYGNGTLECGACRCREGRVGTFCECDQAESGEVVDSCLCRRDNVSEVCSGHGECVCGRCVCHKSSKKPNHAYYGQFCECNDFNCDHYKGLQCGGNGRCVCGVCMCLPGFSGQACECPLSLESCLSQDRQICAGRGECHCGTCICHDDRFQGATCELCPSCPSICTLHRECILCRTFSLGLNPKECEMRCAHLNLTLVGQASVLATVAPSSDLHKCMEVDTEGCRVHFLLRNGQKEDSIHAHVALEQECPPGPNVILIAAVLSASVVVLGVALLLLWKLLTSIHDRREFARFQTELEQRRWNRMDNPIYKSAITTIVNPKYKEQ; encoded by the exons ATCATTCGGATCACGAATGCCAAAGTCATGGGGTCAGGAACTGTGGAGAGTGTCTGGCAGCAGGTCCACACTGTGCTTGGTGTACTGAAGAG AATTTTCTAGAAGTGGGCCAGCACACATGGGAGCGCTGTGACACACCCAGGGCATTACTGAGGAGAGGTTGTCCTTTTGATCGCCTGGAGGACCCCAGAGGGGCCACTGTCCTTCTAAAGAACCAAAATATCACCTTCCATCCGAAAGAACAAAGacaccaacagcagcacaaacaggtCACCCAACTCCAACCTCAGTCGGTTCTTCTGCACCTCAGGCCAG GTGAACCTCAAAGCTTTGAGGTGAAGTTCAAACGTGTGGAGGACTACCCCGTAGACCTGTACTACCTGATGGATATGTCCTTCACCATGGAGGACGACCTGCCCAGTGTCAAGAACTTGGGAGCTGACCTCATAGAAGCAATGAGGAATACTACCAGTGACTTCAGAATGG GTTTTGGTGCATTTGTGGACAAGACGGTGATGCCGTACATCAGCGCTGCAGAGGACATGCTTAAGAACCCCTGTAAGAGGACCAAGCCCTGGCCTTGTGTCCCTCCCTTCACCTACCATCACGTCCTGAGCCTCACCCCCAATGGAAGCCTCTTCACGGAGCTCGTGGGGAAGCAACGGATCTCCGGCAACCTGGATTTACCAGAGGGGGGGCTGGATGCCCTGATGCAAGCCGCTGTGTGTGAG GAGCAGATCGGCTGGAGGAATGTGACTCGTCTGCTGGTGTTTTCTACTGATGGTGGCTTCCACTTTGCTGGAGACGGCAAATTGGGCGGCATTGTACTTCCCAACGATGGAAAGTGTCACTTGCATAAAAATGTGTACACCCGAGGAAATTTTCAG GATTATCCTTCGGTGACTCACATCGCCGAAACATTGAGACAGAAGAACATCCAGATCATCTTTGCTGTCACCAAAGAAGTGGCACACTTGTACGAG GGCCTAAGAAGCATCTTCCCAAAATGTGCAGTCGGAACGCTTTCCAACAACTCCCACAACATCCTGGAAATAATAGTCGACGCGTATAAT GCACTGACCTCTGAGGTTGTTATGGAGAACAGCAAGCTGCCGCTGGGCTATCACATCACCTATACCTCACACTGTAAGGACCATAGGCCAAGGCATGGTGAGCAAGGGAGGAGGTGCTCCAACATCTCCATAGGTGACGAG GTGAGCTTTAATGTAAGCATTACAGCACCTCTGTGCGTGACTGCTTCACAAAGACCATCCCATGTTATTATTAAGCCCCAAGGCTATAGTGAAGAGGTTGAGGTCCTGCTGAGCCCCTTATGTGAGTGCTCATGTCAAAAGGACGTGGTCCCACACAGTCCATCATGTAGCTATGGCAACGGCACTCTGGAATGTGGCGCATGCAG GTGTAGAGAGGGGAGAGTTGGAACATTTTGCGAATGCGATCAAGCAGAGTCAGGCGAGGTGGTTGACTCATGCCTTTGTCGCCGTGACAATGTATCAGAGGTGTGCAGTGGACAcggagagtgtgtttgtgggagaTGTGTTTGTCATAAGAGCAGCAAAAAACCCAACCATGCTTATTATGGGCAGTTCTGTGAATGCAATGATTTCAACTGTGATCACTATAAAGGACTACAGTGTGGAG GAAATGGCAGGTGTGTCTGcggggtgtgtatgtgtctccCAGGATTCAGTGGTCAAGCATGTGAGTGCCCTCTCAGCTTGGAATCTTGTTTGTCTCAGGACAGACAGATTTGTGCAGGCAGAGGGGAATGCCACTGTGGCACCTGCATTTGCCATGACGACCGCTTCCAAGGCGCAACTTGTGAGCTTTGCCCCTCCTGCCCCAGCATCTGTACATTGCACAG AGAATGCATCTTATGCAGAACCTTCTCACTAGGCCTGAATCCAAAGGAGTGTGAGATGAGGTGTGCCCACCTGAACCTCACTTTGGTAGGTCAGGCCAGTGTCCTTGCAACAGTAGCCCCCTCTTCAGACCTTCACAAGTGTATGGAAGTGGACACAGAGGGCTGCAGAGTGCACTTCCTGCTGAGGAATGGACAAAAAGAAGACTCCATCCACGCTCATGTAGCTCTTGAACAAG AATGCCCACCAGGTCCAAACGTGATCCTGATTGCTGCAGTGCTATCAGCCTCTGTTGTGGTGCTGGGTGTGGCTTTGTTGCTGCTATGGAAACTACTCACCAGCATCCATGACCGCAGGGAGTTTGCCCGCTTCCAgacagagctggagcagagacGCTGGAACAGG ATGGACAACCCTATCTACAAGAGTGCCATCACAACAATTGTCAACCCGAAATATAAAGAACAGTGA